A single window of Verrucomicrobiota bacterium DNA harbors:
- the gmd gene encoding GDP-mannose 4,6-dehydratase, translated as MAKKALITGITGQDGSYLAELLLGKGYEVHGIIRRASSFNTGRLEHIYEDPHSGRSRLFLHHGDLSDASALARLVAKIQPAEVYNLAAQSHVRVSFDAPEYTVDITATGTIRLLEAIRETGIQPRFYQASSSEMFGKVVEIPQRESTPFYPRSPYGCAKVFSHWITVNYRESYGLHASCGILFNHESPRRGETFVTRKITRAVAAIKLGLQQKLFLGNLDAKRDWGFAKEYVEAMWLMLQQERPDDYVIATGETHSIREFLDVAFEHAALDWKQHVEIDPRYYRPAEVDLLIGDPSKARQKLGWEPRIKFAELARLMVDADLKVLEDRLAGRVKPRHE; from the coding sequence ATGGCGAAGAAGGCGCTCATCACCGGCATCACCGGGCAGGACGGCTCCTATCTCGCCGAACTTCTCCTCGGCAAGGGCTACGAAGTCCACGGGATCATCCGCCGCGCCTCAAGCTTCAACACCGGGCGCCTCGAACACATTTATGAAGATCCGCACTCCGGCCGGAGCCGGCTCTTCCTGCACCACGGCGACTTGAGCGACGCGAGCGCGCTCGCGCGTCTCGTGGCGAAAATACAGCCTGCGGAGGTCTACAACCTCGCGGCTCAAAGCCACGTGCGGGTGAGCTTCGACGCGCCCGAATACACCGTGGACATCACAGCCACCGGGACGATTCGATTGCTCGAGGCGATCCGCGAGACGGGCATCCAACCGCGCTTTTACCAGGCGTCCTCATCGGAGATGTTCGGCAAGGTCGTCGAGATTCCACAGCGCGAGAGCACGCCCTTTTACCCGCGCTCACCCTATGGTTGCGCCAAAGTCTTCAGCCACTGGATCACGGTCAACTACCGCGAGTCCTACGGCCTGCACGCGAGTTGCGGCATCCTCTTCAACCACGAGTCGCCGCGCCGGGGCGAGACGTTCGTCACGCGCAAGATCACCCGCGCGGTCGCGGCCATCAAGCTGGGGCTCCAGCAGAAGCTCTTCCTCGGCAACCTCGACGCCAAGCGCGACTGGGGCTTTGCGAAGGAATACGTCGAGGCCATGTGGCTCATGCTCCAGCAGGAAAGGCCGGACGACTACGTCATCGCCACCGGCGAGACTCACAGCATCCGGGAGTTTCTGGACGTTGCCTTCGAGCACGCGGCGCTCGACTGGAAGCAGCACGTCGAAATCGACCCGCGCTACTACCGGCCCGCCGAGGTGGACCTGCTCATCGGTGATCCCTCGAAGGCCCGGCAAAAACTCGGCTGGGAACCCCGCATCAAGTTCGCCGAACTTGCCCGCCTCATGGTGGACGCCGACTTGAAGGTGCTCGAAGACCGCCTCGCGGGCAGGGTCAAGCCGCGGCACGAATGA
- a CDS encoding sigma-70 family RNA polymerase sigma factor, with protein MADSLDAPACLDRVRRRDEAAARELVAHLWPLVIKIVRAHLPRALDEEDLAQEIFMKVFANLEQFRGEVPVEHWVSRVAVSTCLDRLRAQKRRPEWRWADLGEAEAEVLEAVLHNESEPHPSQGMAARELAVKLLDSLGAEDRLVIHLLDLEQRPVAEIAQVVRTAQEDIARELTPEQLVKFDELRREQRQRLADRTANGQPPPPKGKRPPGPFFGRPPGEKEGK; from the coding sequence ATGGCCGACAGCCTTGATGCGCCAGCCTGCCTGGACCGCGTGCGCCGGCGCGACGAGGCGGCGGCGCGCGAGCTCGTGGCGCACTTGTGGCCCCTCGTCATCAAGATCGTCCGCGCGCACCTGCCGCGCGCGCTCGATGAGGAAGACCTGGCGCAGGAGATTTTCATGAAAGTGTTCGCCAATCTCGAACAGTTCCGCGGCGAAGTGCCCGTCGAGCACTGGGTCTCGCGCGTGGCCGTGAGCACATGCCTCGACCGTCTCCGCGCGCAGAAGCGCCGTCCCGAATGGCGCTGGGCCGACCTCGGCGAGGCCGAGGCCGAAGTGCTCGAAGCCGTGCTGCACAACGAGTCCGAACCACACCCCTCGCAAGGCATGGCCGCGCGCGAACTCGCGGTGAAGCTCCTCGATTCCCTCGGCGCTGAGGACCGCCTCGTCATCCACCTGCTCGACCTCGAACAGCGCCCCGTCGCCGAGATCGCGCAGGTGGTCCGCACGGCGCAGGAGGACATCGCGCGCGAGCTCACGCCGGAACAGCTTGTGAAGTTCGATGAACTCCGCCGCGAGCAACGGCAGCGCCTGGCCGACCGCACCGCCAACGGCCAGCCGCCGCCACCAAAGGGCAAGCGCCCGCCCGGACCGTTCTTTGGCCGGCCGC